In Psychrobacter sp. JCM 18902, a single window of DNA contains:
- the trpB gene encoding tryptophan synthase subunit beta: protein MTTQNTAAGYGLHQSILPNNDGLYGEFGGKIGHPELAKAMAEIEVGFREIIKNDDFIAEMKRLRETYVGRPSPIYHAQRLTEHCGGAQIYFKREDLNHTGAHKINHCLGEVLLAKKLGKKKVIAETGAGQHGVALATAAALMGLECEIHMGVVDIKKEHPNVSRMKILGANIVPVSRGAGTLKEAVDSAFETYLNELDTSMFAIGSALGPAPYPEMVSYFQSVVGHEARAQFLATTGKLPNKVVACIGGGSNAIGMFSGFFDDKYVEKIGVEPAGEGLDTPNHAATMSLGVKGEIHGFKCYVLLDEKGEPAPVHSIASGLDYPGVGPQHSHLRDLKLATYESATDAECLEAFMALSRLEGIIPALESAHAIAYAMKIAKDMSADETILVNLSGRGDKDIDFILDKVNL from the coding sequence ATGACAACGCAAAATACAGCAGCTGGCTACGGTTTACATCAATCAATACTACCGAATAACGATGGTTTATATGGCGAATTTGGTGGCAAAATTGGTCATCCTGAGCTGGCCAAAGCCATGGCAGAAATCGAAGTAGGCTTTCGTGAAATCATTAAAAATGACGATTTTATCGCTGAGATGAAGCGCTTGCGTGAGACCTATGTTGGTCGTCCAAGTCCTATTTATCATGCGCAGCGTTTGACGGAGCATTGCGGCGGCGCGCAGATTTATTTTAAACGTGAAGATTTAAATCATACGGGCGCGCACAAAATTAATCACTGTTTGGGTGAAGTATTATTAGCCAAAAAATTAGGCAAAAAAAAGGTGATTGCGGAAACGGGTGCGGGGCAACATGGCGTAGCATTAGCGACGGCAGCAGCATTGATGGGTTTGGAGTGTGAGATTCACATGGGTGTGGTGGATATTAAAAAGGAGCATCCAAACGTCAGCCGGATGAAGATTTTGGGTGCCAATATCGTACCAGTCTCGCGTGGCGCGGGTACGCTAAAAGAAGCAGTCGATAGCGCTTTTGAGACTTATTTGAATGAGCTTGATACTAGCATGTTTGCGATTGGCTCGGCACTGGGACCTGCGCCCTATCCTGAAATGGTCAGCTATTTTCAGTCAGTGGTCGGACATGAAGCGCGGGCGCAGTTCTTAGCGACGACGGGTAAGCTACCTAATAAAGTGGTCGCTTGTATTGGCGGCGGCTCTAATGCTATTGGTATGTTTAGCGGCTTTTTTGATGATAAATATGTAGAAAAAATAGGCGTAGAACCCGCAGGCGAAGGTCTGGATACTCCTAATCATGCGGCGACGATGTCACTGGGCGTGAAAGGCGAAATTCATGGTTTTAAATGTTACGTGCTGCTCGATGAAAAAGGCGAGCCAGCTCCCGTACATTCAATTGCTTCTGGTCTTGATTATCCAGGGGTTGGACCACAGCATTCGCATCTGCGAGATTTAAAACTGGCCACTTATGAGTCGGCGACTGATGCTGAATGTTTAGAAGCGTTTATGGCATTGTCGCGCCTTGAGGGTATTATTCCTGCCTTAGAGTCGGCACATGCCATCGCTTATGCGATGAAAATCGCCAAGGATATGTCAGCGGATGAGACGATTTTGGTCAATTTGTCAGGGCGCGGCGATAAGGATATTGACTTTATTTTGGATAAAGTAAATTTGTAG
- a CDS encoding DMT family transporter, protein MSNRDLIIFITLSFMWSLSFIFYRIGVPEFGSLAFASLRVVLAGLTMLVFVLISPKNREGIRDNWKVLTLVGLFSAAIPFILFAFSARSVNAGVLAVLNASVPMMSGFIASTFFKDRLSRTQLLGLVIGVIGVIILMSENLFGGSGQGAESSSGLLPMGYALLACVGYAVGANITRNYLYSVSPVAITAGSLIIASTIMLPIAVYEFPYGKSISLTAWVSVICIGVFSTAIALIFMNQLIKSIGPMRATSITLVIPIFAIILGYLLLDEALDTPAIIGSMVILFGTYLSLELSIKKMLKL, encoded by the coding sequence ATGTCTAACCGCGACCTCATTATTTTTATCACCTTATCCTTTATGTGGTCGCTGTCTTTTATTTTTTATCGTATCGGCGTGCCTGAATTTGGCTCGTTAGCTTTTGCCAGCCTTCGTGTGGTCTTGGCTGGGCTGACCATGCTGGTTTTTGTCTTGATCAGCCCAAAAAACAGAGAGGGTATACGGGATAATTGGAAAGTGTTGACGCTGGTTGGATTATTTTCTGCGGCTATTCCCTTTATCCTGTTTGCATTTTCAGCGCGCTCGGTAAACGCAGGGGTGTTGGCGGTGCTCAATGCGTCTGTGCCAATGATGAGCGGTTTCATCGCCAGCACCTTTTTTAAAGACAGACTGTCAAGAACACAACTTCTCGGTTTAGTCATCGGTGTTATCGGTGTGATTATTTTGATGAGTGAAAACTTATTTGGCGGTAGCGGGCAGGGCGCTGAGTCAAGTTCCGGGTTGCTACCAATGGGCTATGCGTTATTGGCCTGTGTCGGTTATGCCGTCGGTGCCAATATCACCAGAAACTACTTATACAGTGTCTCGCCAGTGGCAATTACCGCAGGTTCGCTTATCATTGCCAGTACTATCATGTTGCCGATAGCAGTCTACGAATTCCCATATGGTAAAAGCATTAGCCTTACTGCTTGGGTTTCTGTCATTTGTATCGGCGTATTTTCAACCGCCATTGCCTTGATTTTTATGAATCAATTGATAAAAAGTATTGGTCCTATGCGTGCAACCAGTATTACCTTAGTGATTCCGATTTTTGCGATTATATTGGGTTACTTATTGCTTGATGAAGCATTGGACACACCTGCGATCATCGGCTCGATGGTGATATTGTTTGGCACTTACTTGTCTTTAGAGTTGTCCATTAAAAAGATGCTCAAGTTGTAA
- a CDS encoding alkene reductase, which yields MAHDNLFEPVKMGTQTLKNRIIMAPLTRLRSIEPGDVPTALAGEYYSQRASAGLVITEATQVSFQAKGYAGAPGIHTQDQITAWKTIVDNVHAKGGKIVVQLWHTGLVAHESVQPDGKAPISASDVHVGVRTSLRDSNNHAIRVEATTPRPATLDEIKQVIADFAQATKNAKEAGFDGVEIHGAHGYLLHQFWVEQTNQRDDEYGGSRENRARLTLDVIDACVDAWDADHVGIRISPLGTFNNVEAGYNEDENIWLVEQINKRGLMYLHLSEPDWAGGTPYSDAFRQRVRDAFGNMIIAAGGYTAEKAEKNIKEGYIDAVAFGRDYIANPDLVERIREGAALNEQHPESFYGGGTEGYTDYPFLNQA from the coding sequence ATGGCACACGATAATTTATTTGAACCCGTAAAAATGGGTACGCAAACCCTAAAAAACCGCATCATCATGGCACCGTTGACACGTCTGCGTTCGATCGAACCTGGTGATGTACCGACGGCACTTGCTGGAGAGTATTATTCACAGCGTGCGAGTGCTGGGCTTGTTATTACTGAAGCGACGCAGGTATCTTTTCAGGCAAAAGGCTATGCTGGCGCGCCGGGTATCCATACCCAAGATCAAATCACTGCGTGGAAAACCATCGTTGATAATGTCCATGCCAAAGGTGGCAAGATTGTGGTGCAGTTATGGCACACAGGATTGGTCGCGCATGAAAGCGTGCAGCCTGATGGCAAAGCGCCGATCTCAGCGTCTGATGTGCATGTCGGTGTGCGTACGTCATTGCGTGATAGCAATAACCACGCCATTCGCGTTGAAGCGACCACGCCACGTCCAGCGACACTTGATGAGATTAAGCAAGTCATCGCTGATTTTGCCCAAGCGACCAAAAATGCTAAAGAAGCAGGCTTTGATGGGGTAGAGATTCATGGTGCACACGGTTATCTATTGCATCAGTTTTGGGTTGAGCAAACCAACCAGCGTGATGATGAGTATGGCGGTAGCCGTGAGAATCGTGCGCGTCTGACTCTTGATGTCATCGATGCTTGTGTTGATGCGTGGGATGCTGATCATGTGGGTATTCGTATCTCGCCACTTGGCACGTTTAACAATGTAGAAGCAGGCTACAACGAAGACGAAAACATCTGGCTAGTTGAACAGATCAACAAGCGTGGTCTGATGTATTTGCATCTCTCTGAGCCTGATTGGGCAGGTGGCACGCCTTATAGCGATGCATTCCGTCAGCGTGTCCGTGATGCTTTTGGTAATATGATCATCGCTGCTGGTGGCTATACTGCTGAAAAAGCGGAGAAAAATATCAAGGAAGGCTATATCGATGCGGTTGCTTTTGGCCGTGATTATATCGCCAATCCTGATTTGGTTGAGCGTATCCGAGAAGGGGCGGCGCTCAATGAGCAGCATCCAGAGAGTTTTTATGGTGGTGGTACTGAAGGCTATACCGATTATCCGTTCCTGAATCAAGCATAA
- a CDS encoding pirin family protein, translated as MRPIKNIHGDKAPHWVGDGFYVKTLINHLDDNPHFNYSHTDPFLLFDYGKPTTFDPNPHYKTQPHGVGQHPHKGFETVTIAYEGEISHADSVGGQGIIQKGDVQWMTAGRGIMHEEFHSEAFGQRGGIFSMVQLWVNLPSAHKLTDPNYQSIKRADLPIVELIDSSNPDHQTTIIGKAAIIAGVWQEITGAANTFTPINLWDIELDTAGATTLKVPNTHNTLLLVQEGELLVNGTSVSAGNLIQFDAPTQHRTDDQAQQTLATDNIELHYPATENGEQAPVKLLLLSGEPIGEPVAGYGPFVMNTQEELRQTFRDYQTGNFVK; from the coding sequence ATGCGTCCTATTAAAAATATTCATGGTGATAAAGCGCCGCACTGGGTAGGTGACGGCTTTTATGTAAAGACCTTAATCAACCATCTTGACGATAATCCTCATTTTAATTATAGCCATACCGACCCTTTTTTATTATTTGATTATGGCAAACCGACGACCTTTGATCCGAACCCCCATTATAAAACACAGCCGCATGGAGTCGGACAGCATCCACACAAAGGCTTTGAAACCGTCACTATCGCCTACGAAGGTGAAATCAGTCATGCCGATTCAGTGGGCGGGCAAGGGATTATTCAAAAAGGCGATGTGCAATGGATGACCGCAGGTCGTGGCATCATGCACGAAGAGTTTCATTCGGAGGCTTTCGGTCAACGCGGTGGGATCTTTAGTATGGTGCAACTGTGGGTTAACTTGCCAAGTGCGCACAAACTGACCGACCCAAACTATCAAAGCATCAAACGGGCAGATCTGCCTATCGTTGAGTTGATCGACAGCAGCAACCCTGACCACCAAACGACGATTATTGGTAAGGCGGCTATCATTGCTGGTGTGTGGCAAGAAATAACAGGCGCGGCAAATACCTTTACTCCGATTAACTTATGGGATATTGAGCTGGATACTGCGGGCGCGACGACGCTAAAAGTGCCCAACACCCACAATACGCTACTGCTAGTACAAGAAGGTGAGCTACTGGTCAATGGTACGTCAGTCAGTGCCGGTAATTTGATTCAATTTGATGCGCCAACTCAGCACCGTACTGATGACCAAGCTCAGCAAACACTGGCTACTGATAACATTGAGCTGCATTATCCTGCTACCGAAAATGGCGAGCAAGCACCAGTCAAGCTTTTACTATTAAGCGGCGAACCTATCGGTGAACCAGTCGCAGGTTATGGCCCCTTTGTAATGAACACCCAAGAAGAGCTCCGCCAAACGTTTCGGGATTACCAAACGGGCAACTTTGTTAAATAG
- a CDS encoding NAD(P)/FAD-dependent oxidoreductase, which translates to MSNLRNASQYTHYDVIIIGAGASGLYCALTAGRRGRRVLVLDHANKAGKKILMSGGGRCNFTNYYVEPEHFIGANQHFCKSALSRYPSWEFIGMVAAHKIPYHEREHGQLFCDDSAQDILTMLLAECTAAGVQVKLNAQIDSVQAIENDKNAKFELLTSKQFSKKEKQERKESANQTKLPQTGYRCESLVVATGGLSIPTMGASGLGYELAQQFGHTLIATDASLVPFTFTDKTGELIRSLAGISLPVIASNERISFKLPMLFTHRGLSGPAMLQLSNYWHTGETISINLLPNIDITALLLAHKKSHPKQLIRTVIADYTDSGDDSNKLPKKLLAALQTHLWDDIKDTELANIKDERLTELGATLNGWQLKPSGTEGYRTAEVTRGGVKTDEVSSKTMQSNMQEGLYFIGEVLDVTGWLGGYNFQWAWASGFVCGEVV; encoded by the coding sequence ATGAGCAATCTGCGCAATGCATCACAATACACCCACTATGATGTCATCATCATCGGCGCTGGCGCGTCAGGGCTATACTGTGCGCTCACAGCGGGTCGTCGTGGTCGCCGCGTACTGGTATTAGACCATGCCAATAAAGCGGGCAAAAAAATCCTCATGTCAGGTGGTGGACGCTGCAACTTTACCAATTATTATGTGGAGCCTGAGCACTTTATCGGTGCCAATCAACATTTCTGTAAATCCGCGCTCAGTCGTTATCCCAGCTGGGAATTTATTGGTATGGTGGCAGCACATAAGATCCCTTACCATGAGCGCGAACATGGTCAGCTATTTTGTGATGATTCAGCGCAAGATATTTTGACCATGCTCCTCGCGGAATGTACGGCAGCTGGTGTACAAGTAAAGCTAAATGCGCAGATTGACAGTGTACAAGCTATCGAAAATGACAAGAACGCCAAATTTGAATTACTGACCAGCAAGCAGTTTAGTAAAAAAGAAAAGCAAGAGAGAAAAGAATCCGCCAATCAAACAAAACTGCCGCAAACAGGCTACCGCTGTGAGTCACTCGTGGTCGCCACGGGCGGACTGTCTATTCCAACGATGGGAGCCAGTGGTTTGGGATATGAATTGGCGCAGCAATTTGGGCACACGCTGATCGCAACCGATGCCAGCTTAGTGCCTTTTACCTTTACGGATAAAACGGGTGAGCTTATCCGATCTTTGGCTGGTATTAGTTTGCCAGTCATCGCTAGCAATGAGCGCATCTCTTTTAAATTGCCTATGTTGTTTACCCATCGCGGACTGTCAGGCCCTGCTATGCTACAACTATCAAACTATTGGCACACTGGCGAGACCATTAGTATCAACCTGCTGCCAAATATCGACATAACAGCGCTGCTCCTGGCGCACAAAAAATCGCACCCAAAGCAACTGATTCGGACGGTCATCGCGGATTATACCGATAGCGGCGATGACAGTAATAAGTTACCAAAAAAACTGCTTGCCGCGCTACAAACGCACCTTTGGGACGATATCAAAGACACCGAACTTGCCAATATTAAAGATGAGCGGCTGACGGAGCTTGGCGCGACTTTGAATGGCTGGCAGCTCAAACCCTCTGGTACAGAAGGCTATCGTACCGCTGAGGTGACCCGCGGCGGCGTAAAAACTGATGAAGTCTCCTCAAAGACCATGCAAAGTAACATGCAAGAGGGCTTATACTTTATCGGTGAAGTGCTGGATGTTACTGGTTGGCTTGGCGGTTATAACTTCCAATGGGCATGGGCCAGTGGCTTTGTCTGCGGTGAAGTGGTTTAG
- the acs gene encoding acetate--CoA ligase, producing the protein MTQKSFPIAAEFIAAANTTAEQYREDYEKSIESPQANDAFWAKRAELIDWIKKPTKISDVNYDLDDFRIKWFEDGELNISVNCLDRHVKKNPYKPAIIWEGDHPSLHKIISFKELHQAVCRLGNSMRKLGVKKGDRVTLYMPMIPEAMIAMLACTRIGAVHSVVFGGFSAESLGNRLIDSRSKIIITADEGLRGNKHTPLKANVDRALDMDGTDSVTNVIVVHRTGNSVPMSGRRDVWYHNLVDGESEHCEPEVMNAEDPLFLLYTSGSTGKPKGVLHTTGGYITYALSTFRDVFDIKDDDVYWCTADVGWITGHTYATYAPLANGTTTVMFEGVPEYPTWARIGHIIDKHDVTILYTAPTAIRAMMKEGDVFVRESDRSSLRLLGTVGEPINPEAWDWYYHVVGGGKCPIVDTWWQTETGGILMAPIPGTVALKPGAAMNPLYGIKPEIVDSDGTMLEGSAEGNLAINSSWPGQMRTIYNDHERFLKTYFSEYPGYYFTGDGAQRDEDGHYWITGRVDDVLNVAGHRLGTAEIESAVVAHPATAEAAIVGMPHEIRGMGVCAFIILKSGEKETEALKAELNRHVRAEIGPIANLDAIHIVEALPKTRSGKIMRRILRNLAAGQYVGLGDLSTLADSSVINQLVEVVKAARGE; encoded by the coding sequence ATGACTCAAAAATCATTCCCCATTGCAGCCGAATTTATCGCTGCTGCCAATACTACCGCCGAACAATACCGCGAAGACTATGAAAAATCTATCGAATCACCTCAGGCTAATGATGCTTTTTGGGCGAAGCGTGCCGAGCTGATCGATTGGATAAAAAAACCGACCAAAATCAGCGACGTTAACTATGATTTGGATGATTTTCGCATAAAATGGTTTGAGGACGGCGAGTTGAATATCTCTGTCAACTGTCTCGACCGACATGTCAAAAAAAATCCTTACAAGCCTGCCATTATTTGGGAGGGCGATCACCCTTCACTGCACAAAATCATCTCCTTTAAAGAGCTACATCAAGCGGTCTGTCGCTTGGGTAATTCTATGCGTAAGCTTGGGGTCAAAAAAGGCGATCGCGTAACCCTATATATGCCGATGATACCTGAAGCAATGATAGCGATGCTGGCATGTACGCGTATTGGCGCTGTACATTCCGTGGTCTTTGGTGGCTTTTCTGCTGAGAGCTTGGGTAATCGCCTGATAGACAGTCGCTCAAAAATCATCATTACGGCTGATGAAGGCTTACGTGGTAATAAGCATACGCCGCTTAAAGCCAATGTCGATCGGGCACTAGATATGGATGGCACTGACAGCGTCACCAACGTCATTGTCGTTCATCGTACGGGCAATTCTGTACCGATGAGTGGTCGCCGTGATGTTTGGTATCATAACTTGGTCGATGGCGAGTCAGAACATTGCGAGCCAGAAGTTATGAATGCCGAAGACCCGCTATTTTTGTTGTATACCTCTGGCTCTACTGGCAAACCTAAAGGTGTGCTGCATACCACGGGCGGCTATATCACCTATGCTCTCTCTACTTTTCGAGATGTGTTCGATATTAAAGACGATGACGTCTACTGGTGTACTGCGGACGTAGGCTGGATCACAGGTCATACTTATGCAACCTACGCACCGCTTGCCAACGGTACGACGACGGTGATGTTCGAGGGTGTACCAGAATATCCCACATGGGCACGCATCGGTCATATTATCGATAAGCACGATGTGACCATTCTGTACACTGCACCGACGGCGATTCGAGCGATGATGAAGGAGGGCGATGTCTTTGTGCGGGAGTCTGATCGTTCAAGTTTGCGACTACTCGGAACAGTCGGCGAGCCGATCAATCCCGAAGCATGGGACTGGTATTACCATGTCGTCGGCGGCGGCAAGTGTCCGATTGTAGATACTTGGTGGCAAACTGAGACAGGCGGCATCCTCATGGCACCGATACCAGGCACGGTCGCCCTTAAGCCGGGCGCAGCGATGAATCCTTTGTACGGTATCAAACCAGAGATTGTTGATAGTGACGGTACTATGCTAGAAGGATCTGCTGAAGGAAACTTGGCAATTAACAGCAGTTGGCCGGGGCAAATGCGTACTATTTATAATGACCATGAGCGTTTTTTAAAGACGTACTTTAGTGAGTATCCCGGTTATTATTTCACTGGTGATGGGGCGCAGCGTGACGAAGATGGACATTACTGGATCACGGGTCGCGTCGATGATGTGCTTAACGTCGCAGGGCATCGTCTGGGAACAGCAGAAATTGAGAGTGCCGTGGTCGCGCATCCTGCGACAGCGGAGGCCGCCATTGTCGGGATGCCGCACGAGATTCGCGGCATGGGCGTTTGTGCCTTTATTATTCTAAAATCGGGTGAAAAAGAGACAGAGGCGCTAAAGGCTGAGCTGAATCGACATGTTCGCGCTGAGATTGGTCCGATTGCCAATTTGGATGCTATTCATATCGTTGAAGCGTTACCCAAAACCCGCTCGGGCAAAATTATGCGCCGTATTTTACGTAACCTTGCGGCAGGGCAATATGTAGGTTTGGGTGATTTGTCTACTCTTGCGGATAGCTCGGTGATTAATCAGCTGGTTGAGGTAGTCAAAGCTGCGCGAGGAGAGTAG
- a CDS encoding NAD(P)/FAD-dependent oxidoreductase encodes MTNHSLPAVATESPKIAIIGGGLTGLFTATLLERAFAQNIAQDSEQTPLPQITVFEKSRSVGRLATRYRTDSPTGKNWQWAFGAQFFTAKTASFKQFITPWLETGLLQPWCAQVIDLTPANHDTQSPDIHIKEQWNPMQARYISTPKMTSWGRTLADELQYSTIKFKTRVAPLAQYDNSLAAKVDKKTELFDETGASIGHFDWVICTAPNGQTIELMAESGFAEQAKISKQKMLACYTLMLGWDNFDTLPKMLSAQAAPRWDVAYLNHSILDRIFIEHQKPARDDLLPSVTIHARNDWSEQHIDDDMETIKAQLLIAAKQALNWNDDHAPSQIDCHRWRYAATVTDSDKEVLGILIDESHQWIVSGDWCGQGNIESCYQMAQQTVEAINKAK; translated from the coding sequence ATGACCAATCACTCTTTGCCCGCTGTCGCTACAGAATCACCAAAAATCGCTATCATTGGTGGTGGTTTGACTGGGCTGTTTACCGCTACATTATTAGAGCGCGCCTTTGCTCAAAACATAGCACAAGATAGTGAGCAAACACCCTTACCGCAAATTACTGTCTTTGAAAAGTCACGTAGCGTAGGGCGTTTAGCCACTCGATATCGTACTGATAGCCCCACTGGTAAAAACTGGCAATGGGCATTTGGGGCACAGTTTTTTACGGCTAAGACGGCAAGTTTTAAGCAATTCATTACGCCTTGGTTAGAGACGGGATTGCTACAGCCATGGTGCGCGCAGGTGATCGATTTAACACCAGCGAATCATGATACTCAATCGCCTGATATTCACATTAAAGAGCAATGGAACCCCATGCAAGCCCGCTATATCAGTACGCCAAAAATGACCAGTTGGGGGCGTACACTGGCTGATGAGTTGCAGTACAGCACCATAAAATTTAAAACCCGCGTTGCGCCATTGGCTCAATATGATAATTCTCTAGCGGCAAAGGTTGATAAAAAAACTGAGCTATTTGACGAGACTGGTGCGAGTATAGGTCACTTTGACTGGGTGATATGTACCGCGCCTAATGGTCAGACCATAGAGCTAATGGCAGAGAGCGGCTTTGCTGAGCAAGCCAAGATTTCTAAGCAAAAAATGCTGGCGTGTTATACGCTGATGCTGGGTTGGGATAATTTTGATACATTACCAAAAATGTTAAGCGCTCAAGCAGCGCCACGCTGGGATGTGGCTTATCTCAATCACTCTATACTCGATAGAATATTTATCGAACACCAAAAACCTGCTCGCGATGACCTACTACCCAGTGTCACTATTCATGCGCGCAACGACTGGTCAGAGCAGCATATCGATGACGATATGGAGACGATCAAAGCGCAGTTATTAATAGCTGCCAAGCAAGCATTGAATTGGAACGATGACCATGCTCCTAGCCAAATAGATTGCCATCGTTGGCGTTATGCCGCCACTGTCACTGATAGTGATAAAGAAGTATTAGGCATCTTGATAGACGAGTCTCATCAATGGATTGTCAGTGGTGATTGGTGCGGACAAGGCAATATCGAAAGTTGCTATCAAATGGCACAACAGACGGTTGAGGCAATCAACAAAGCAAAATAA
- a CDS encoding MgtC/SapB family protein, with translation MFGFDIDLELMGYHFFQLGIAFILSLPIALNREMKDNGAGLRTFPLVTIASCAFMLVGMDIYDATGEARIMYAIITGMGFIGGGAIFKNEKGSKGTATAASLWNTGAIGISVAYGRYEIAIILSVVGFLILQFSEPFKIKKH, from the coding sequence ATGTTTGGATTCGATATAGATTTAGAGCTGATGGGCTATCATTTTTTCCAGTTGGGTATCGCCTTTATATTGTCATTACCGATTGCCCTTAATCGTGAGATGAAAGACAACGGCGCGGGGTTAAGGACGTTTCCACTGGTAACCATTGCGTCATGCGCGTTCATGTTGGTTGGTATGGATATTTATGATGCTACTGGTGAAGCGAGAATCATGTATGCCATTATCACAGGTATGGGATTTATCGGTGGTGGGGCGATTTTTAAAAATGAAAAAGGCTCAAAGGGCACTGCCACGGCAGCGAGCTTATGGAATACGGGTGCCATCGGTATTTCGGTGGCTTACGGTCGTTATGAGATTGCCATTATATTATCGGTCGTTGGCTTTTTGATTTTACAATTCTCAGAGCCCTTTAAAATTAAAAAACACTAA